From Hemibagrus wyckioides isolate EC202008001 linkage group LG11, SWU_Hwy_1.0, whole genome shotgun sequence:
tgattgattgatttgtaCGTTATTAGATTATTATGAACACGTCACAGCTTTTACTCTCTAACTATTTTTGTGATAAAGAACTTAAAGATTCGGTCAAATAAAATTGTTTGACTTCTTCAGTTTGTTTAcctgtatctctctttctctctctctttctctctctctctctctctctctctctctctctctgtttatctgtctgtctgtctgtctctgtctgtctgtctgtctctctctgtctgtctctctcactcactctctctcattctctctctctctctctctctctctctttctctctctctgtctgtcacttgctctatgtctgtctgtctctctctctctctctctctctctctgtctgtcatcttctctctttatgtctgtctgtctgtctctctttgtttgtctgtctgtctttctctgtctgtctgtctgtctatttctctttttctctctctcttactctctgtctcttactctctgtctgtctgtctgtctctcgctgtctctgtctgtctgtctgtgtctctgtctctctctctctctctctctctgtctgtctgtctgtgtctctgtctctctgtctctctctctctgtctctctctctctgtctctctctctctctctctctctctctctctgtgtctctctctctctctctctctctctctgtctctctctctctctctctctctgtctctctctctctaacccaCACAGCCTCTGCCGGAGTTCTCTCGTATTGCGGGTCTGGTTCTGCCGGGTCAGGTGTTTTCAGACTGCCTGATGGTGGTTCAGTTCCTGCGCAGTTTTGGGAAGGTTCTGGGTTTGGAGCAGAGTGAGGTTCCTACACTGGGTGTGCTGCAGGAGGGTCTCCTCAACCTGGGCAACAGCATGGGGCAGGTGCAGGACCTGCTGGTGCGCCTGCTCTCCTCAGCTGTGTGTGACCCGGGACTACCTCCAGGACACAGGGTaagatacacactcactcactcactctctcacacacacacacacacacacacagggtgagagatacacactcactcactcactctcacacacacacacacacacagggtgagagatacacacacactcactcactcactcactctcacacacacacacacacacacacacacactctcacacacacacacacacacacagggtgagagatacacactcactcactcactctcacacacacacacacacacacacagggtgagagatacacactcactcactcactctcacacacacacacacacacacagggtgagagatacacacacactcactctcacacacacacacacacacacacactcactcactctcacacacacacacacacacacacacacacagggtgagagatacacactcactcactcactctcacacacacacacacacacacagggtgagagatacacacacactcactcactcactctcacacacacacacacacacacacactcactcactcactctcacacacacacacacacacacacagggtgagagatatgcacacactcactcactcactctcacacacacacacacacacagggtgagagatacgcacacactcactcactcactcactctcacacacacacacacagggtgagagatatgcacacactcactcactcactctcacacacacacacagggtgagagataggcacacactcactcactctctctctctcacacacacacacacacacagggtgagagataggcacacactcactcactctcacacacactcactcacacacacactcactcactctctctctcacacacacacacacacagggtgagagataggcacacactcactcactctctctcacacacactcactcacacacacacacactcactcactctctctctcacacacacacacacactcactcactcactcacacacacacacacactcacacacacacacacacacacagggtgagagatacgcacacactcactcactctctctcacacacactcactcacacacacacacactcactcactctctctctcacacacacacacacagggtgagagataagcacacactcactcactctctctcacacacacacacacacacagggtgagagataagcacacactcactcactctctctcacacacactcactcacacacacacacacacacacagggtgagagataggcacacactcactcactctctctctcacacacacacacacacacagggtgagagataggcacacactcactcactctctctcacacacactcactcacacacacacacactcactcactctctctctcacacacacacacacactcactcactcacacacacacacacactcacacacacacacacacacacacagggtgagagatacgcacacactcactcactctctcacacacacacacactcactctctctcacacacacacacacacacacacagggtgagagataagcacacactcactcactctctctcacacacacacacacacacagggtgagagataagcacacactcactcactctctctcacacacacacacacacacagggtgagagataagcacacactcactcactctctctcacacacactcactcacacacacacacacacacacagggtgagagataggcacacactcactcactctctctctcacacacacacacacacacagggtgagagataggcacacactcactcactctctctcacacacactcactcacacacacacacactcactcactctctctctcacacacacacacactcactcactcactcacacacacacacacactcacacacacacacacacacacagggtgagagatacgcacacactcactcactctctcacacacacacacactcactctctctcacacacacacactcactcactcactctctctctctctcacacacacacacacacacacatagggtgAGAGatacgcacacactcactcactctctctcacacacacacactcactcattctctctcacacacatacactcactcactctctctcacacacacactcactcactctctctcccacacacgcactcactctctctcacacacacacacacacatagggtgAGAGatacgcacacactcactcactctcacacacacacactcactcactcaatctcacacacacactcacttacacacacactcactcactcactgtcacacacacacagggtgagagatacgcacacacacacacacacacacacagggtgagagatacacacacacacacacacacacagggtgagagatacgcacacacacacacacacagggtgagagatacacacacacacacagggtgagagatacgcacacacacacacacacagggtgagagatacgcacacacacacagggtgagagatacgcacacacacacacacacagggtgagagatacacacacacacacacacacacagggtgagagatacgcacacacacacacacacagggtgagagatacacacacacacacacacacacacacagggtgagagatacgcacacacacacagggtgagagatacgcacacacacacagggtgagagatacgcacacacacacacacacacacacacagggtgagagatacacacatacacacacacacacagggtgagagatacgcacacacacacacacaaggtgagagacacacacacacacacacagggtgagagatacgcacacacacacacacacacagggtgagagatacgcacacacacacacacagggtgagagatacacacacacacacacaaggtgagagatacacacacacacacacacacagggtgagagatacacacacacacacacacacagggtgagagatacacacacacacacagggtgagagatacgcacacacacacacacagggtgagagatacacacacacacacacagggtgagagatacacacacacacacacacagggtgagagatacacacacacacagggtgagagatacacacacacacacacacacacagggtgagagatacacacacacacacacagggtgagagatacacacacacacacacagggtgagagatacgcacacacacacacacagggtgagagatacacacacacacacacagggtgagagatacacacacacacacacagggtgagagatacacacacacacagggtgagagatacacacacacacacacacacacagggtgagagatacacacacacacacacacagggtgagagatacacacacacacagggtgagagatacacacacacacacacacagggtgagagatacacacacacacagggtgagagatacacacacacacacacagggtgagagatacacacacacacagggtgagagatacacacacacacacacagggtgagagatacacacacacacacacacagggtgagagatacgcacacacacacacacacacacacacacataattatgAGATTTGAGCCTCAGTGCTGGTTTATGTGGTCAGTAGTGGACACATGGTGCTGTACTGCCCCCACTGTTTATGTTGGAATTGCAGCACATGGGTGagtttttctctcctttctgaGCCATCTCATGCTAAAAGATCTCGTCCTTCACAGGCCAAGTCCATCCTGGGTGACCACCTGACCAACGTGGGTCTGAACCGGGACAACGTGTCGGAGGTGCTGCAGCAGTACATGGAGGCTCACTGCGGTCAGATGGACCTGGCTGATGTGGCCCTGAGCCTGAAGACCAAGGCCTTCCAAGCACACACACCGGCGCAGAAAGCCTCAGTGCTCGCCTTCCTGGTCAACGAGCTGGCCTGCAGCAAGAGCGTGGTCAGGTACGGCTACAGACTGCTTGGTTTTAAATATTCCTCCAGAGTCTGACCGTGTACAGAGGTCAGGAGAGAGGTCTGGGTCAaggattattcattattaatgcgCCTTTACATTTCATCTGCTACAGAGAGTGACAGTACAGGCCATTCACTATGTTCCAGTGTTTGTACAAAAATCACACAGGTGTCTAATTATGTAactgtgatctctctctctctctctctctctctctctctctctctctcactctctctctctctctctgtttatctgtctgtctgtctcttactctctgtctgtctgtctgtctgtttctctttttctctctctcttactctctgtctctgtctgtctctctatctctctctcactctttcgttttctctctctctctctctcactctctcactctttctctctccctccctccctctctctctctctctctctctcaccccccccctctcttacacacacacacgtagtgAGATTGATAAGAGCCTGGACCAAATGAACGTGCTGAGGAAAGACGAGTGTATCGTGGAGGGAAAGCTCAAAAAGTGAGTGTCTTCAGCCTTTCGCGCAAgctgaatatttatattataaatatgtaacaatatatatatatatattattattatcttctaATGAAAACTGTACAGATTAATatgatgtaaatatttttacgttttttttctgtgtaaatgTTCAGTTCCAGCATTAATTAAGCAAATCTTCGTTGATTTCCTATAAAATCTGATGATCTGTACTCATGATTTAATTGTTAATTCCAATGATGTACAGGTTGAAGAACATTCACGCGAAGCGCACGGGGAAGCGAGAGGCCGCTGGGGGAGACGAGCCTCAGGCCACCGGCACGCCGAGCACCGGACACAAGCGCAAGAGGAAGGCGGGGGACAGCGACGACGACGAGGACGAAGACGACGACAGCGATGAGGCTGTAGACGACGACGACGAGGACGATgaagaagaggtgaagaaggcgAGGAAGGTGGAGACGTGTGACGAGGTAAGAGTTGACATGTTCATCGCAAAACATTTCCAATATTTCTGGACTTCCTGTGAACATTTTCGGATATTTTGTTCGTGTGTGTGACTCAAAGGATGAAGGAGATCAAGCCACGAGCGTAGAAGAGCTGGAGAAACAGATTGATAAAATATCAAAGGTAAAGAAACGCACATGCACTCTGTATTAAACCTGCACACACtccagctctcacacacacacacacacacacacaatcacactctcttcgtcttgtgtgtttgtgtgagtgcaGCAGCAGAATCTGATCAGACGGAAGCTGTTCGAATCGTCTCACGCCTTGCGCTCCATGAGCTACGGACAGGACCGATATCGTCGCCGCTATTGGATTCTTCCACAGTGCGGAGGAGTCTTTATCGAgggagtggagagtggagaaggtacacacacacacacacacacacaatacataataGAGCACACTACTTATTTGGCCTTTGCAGGTTTCTATTCCACTTCCCACCAAACACTttcaggaagtttttttttgtttgttttcatttagctgTTTTCCTGATTCTCATTTAACTCTTAACTTGACATTACGGCAGACTTGCTCGAGGGTTTTAATGCCTTAAATGCCACTTTAGCTAAACGACTCGACAGTCAAAAGTCGTTAGACTCCTTAACGAGGAAAAGTTGAATTAGCTAAAGCATGTTATTGAGGATGCTAATAAAGACAACAGCAGAGTGGAATTAACACTCAGGTATGCTGTCCAGCTGTAAAATAAGGGGGTGTGCAGACTTTTGcatttaactatatatatatatatatatatatatatatatatatatatatatatatatatatatatatatatatatatatatatatttactgacTGAGTAAAAACCATTAAAAGTGATAAAAGTATAGAGATGtaactatagtgtgtgtgaatgaaggtCAGCTGAAGTGGACACACGCGTCTCTCCACAGGTCCCGAGGAGCTCGAGAAGGAGCGAGAGCGCCTACGCAACTTCGAGCCGGTGAGGATCAAGGAGGAGCcacaggaagaggaggaggaggaggaggaagaggagacaCAGGcggaggaggagcagcagcagccgGAGGTCCAGACGCAGGCTCAGGTGAAGCAGGAGGAAGAACAGCGTGCCGAGAAGGAAGTGAAACAGGAAGACGAGAAGCCCTGCTCGCCACCAGACAAGCTCCAGGAGAAGGACGCCCAGCTGTTAGACCCCGCCTCCTGTCCTCTCAAGGAGGCCCCAAACCCACCCAGTGACCTCACGTCCCTTTGCCATACTCCTGACAGCAGCATGGCGTCTGTCACCACGGCGACCGCATCAGCATCATCTCCAACTCATTCTACCTCCAAACCTACTGTACTGTGCAGCACTCCTGCGGACTCCGTACCTCTCGTGGCTCAGTTTGGTGCTCCTCCTCCACAATTCGGTGTTCCTCTGTCCCTGCAGCATCATCAGCACCTCCTGGCTAACGATCAGCTCCTGCGCGTTTTAACGGAGCGCAGCGGCCATTGGTTCAGCCTCCTGCCCCGTTCTCCCTGTGACGACTCTTCCCTCGTCCAACCCACCACGCCGCTGCGCTCCTCGGCTCAGCCTAACAATGTCCAGCCCAGGAGCCCTCCTGCTCCGTCCTGCTCCCCTCACCAGCACCTCCAACCTCCGTCTGCCTCCAGCAGCCCTCTAAACGCTGCTCACGACGGCCTGGGAAACCTCACCGTCTCGCCTCTGCAGGTAAAGCAGCCCTCATAGACATTATccacatatattatatattatccaCACTGCTGTTCACCTACCAGCTGATAGTTTTGCAGTAGGATTTATCGTGCAGCGGTGCTTTAGTCCTTGAGTCTTCCTCATCTGTAGACTCTgttcaaacagatcagcttcagCTTTCATGCTCAAAGCACCGTTGTCTTGTAGCTCATCCCTGACTAACCTAGTTGAGTCTCTTGCATTCTGGGATACATTCTGCCGAGGTTTACTGTAATGCGATATAAACGTACAGTGGTTTATGTAAACGTCTCCCTGTGCCTGTAGGTAAAACCCGGTGGTGCTCTGCTGCCTTTGCCCATGTGTGGATGGTCAGGTGGCATGATCAGCCCTAACCTGCCCATGTGCAGCAGCCCTATGCCCCTTTGCCCGCTCACTGAAGGCAGCGCCAGCCCCCTGCTGGCCCCTAGCGTCTCCACCAGCAAAAGTGGCTCTCCTGCGCCCCCTGGGGACAAACCGCCTTCTGCACCATCACCTGCTATAGATCTGCCACGAAACCATGACCAGCCACAGCCACAGCCCATTCCAGAAGgtgagacacgcacacacacacgcacacacatacacacacacatacacgcgcacacacacacacacacacactactcataTGTCCATAAAGCCTAATAATCTAAGTTATACATGCCCCTcattatgatgtgtgtgtgtgtgtgtgttgcagacaTGCTGATGGGTTGGTGGAAGATGATGGACATGGAGGAACTGCAGGCCCTGATGAAGACGCTCCACAGCAGAGGCATCAGAGAGCGAGCGCTGCACAAACAGGTCCAGAAATCCATGGAGCTCATCCCACAGACCTTCAACAAGAACAAGGAGGGTGAGTCTctaataatacacacttcaACAAAACGTCCATTTTGACCCATAGATTAACAACTGAGGCTAATAAACTGACCTTAAGTGAGACTTAAAGTAAACACACTGGCAGGTTTAAGCGGTCACTATCGTTTCAGTGGGGAGGTTGTGAAACTCATGGGCCATCTcccgctctgtgtgtgtgtgtgtgtgtgtgtgtagtagctgTAATGGAAGTTTCGGAGCTGGACGAGGGCCAGGTATCCGTGGAGACGCTACAGGAGTGGTGTGTGGAGGAGCAGGCGATGGAGACTGACATCGCCTTGCTACAGCAGGTGGAGGAGCTTGAACGCAGGGTCACTTCAGCCAGCCTGCAGgtcaaggtaaaaaaaaataaaataaacagacaagtgtgtgtgtgtgtgggggggtgtgattgattttaatttaaagaaGTAGTTCTTTAAAAGGTCTAAATGCTCTAAATGTACCCTCGAGCACTCTTTCAAGCATGTTTCAGAAATTCTCAAGATTTCTACACTGATTAATATACACGAATATGCAAATTTCTTCCCCTTGGTTATTTAGTCAGCTGGCATTTTTGGGATTTCGGTATCTGAATCTGGATTTTCGTTGTCATACTACAGGGCTGGATGCACCCGGAGCCCCAGTCAGAGAGGGAGGACCTGCTGTATTACGAGCACAAGCCCCTTCCCAAGGCCTGCCCGGGGGCGGAGTCACAGGAGGAGCGGAGCTCGGAGAAAGGCCTGAGACGGCAGCCCAGCAACCCGCTGGACATCGCCGTGATGCGCCTGGCCGAGCTGGAGCGCCACATCGAGAGAAGGTACCTGCGGAGCCCCTTAGGGACAACCATCCAGATCAGGCTGGATAATGTGGGGACGGTCACTGTGCCCGCCCCCGCGCCATCCACTAGCGCTGGAGGGGAAGGGTAGGTCATCCACGCAGCCAGCCTTCATCTCTCTTATCTCTTCCtcttgctcctcctcctcctcctcccctctcttCTGGCTGGGGCGGCTGTGcttgtggcgtgtgtgtgttcacccgGGGCCCGGTTTTTTCCAAAAGGGGTTCCATGGTTTTTGGGTTCAGATTTTAACACCTGCATTTGAGttcctttctgttcttggctgcaTGCGTTCGATTTTTTTGGCCATTCTGTGGACAGGATTTCTCTTCGCTGTCGTTTCGTGAGAGCATGGCGCATTTTAACTACGGGGGCTTCATTTTCGCTCTGAGATTTCACGGGAAGTTTTCATCACGCAGACTGTCAATGCCATTccacaggatgtgtgtgtgccGGATTATAACGATCCCTGTTTAGTCTCCTTTTTCTGTCTGTGGATGACTGTGATGACGTGTTTTGTCTTTAAGGCCTGCGCTATACTCGACACGCGACTTGTAAAATATTCAGCATGATGACGTATGATGCGGCGCGACATGGATCGTGGTCAAAAACCATTTAATATGATTTCATCATGTCTAATAATAAGAAGAGTATACAGATTTGGACGATCATCATGAGAACATACTTAATGTTAATCTTAATTTCAAGCTCTAAACGTTTggtgtaataataaaaagtctATAGTTTGACTGATTTGTTTGTACCGActgatgataaataaatatttttaattattttaaaaataattaaaaatatttttttgtttttgtttgtatggacattattaattatttattatacttaaaattttattataaattaattacacacacaaaacagtttTCCGATTATTCAGACAGCGCCCGAGTCATTTCTGTCAAGTAATTCCGCTGTCCGTCTGTCTCGTACCTGCGCAGGTGTAGTTAACATCAAGTATAGCTCTGGCCTTAAGCTGTAgatgtatgtgtaaatgtgtgtgggtgtgtgtgggtgtgtgtaactGGTCTCTTTGTTGCTGTGTCTCTCAGGGGTGAGGAGGAGATCGCTCCCGGGATGAAGGTGTGGAGGAAGGCTCTGAGCGAGGTGAGGAACTCGTCACAGCTGGCCATGTGCCTGCAGCAGCTGCAGAAGTCCATCGCCTGGGAGAGATCCATCATgaaagtggtgagtgtgtgtgtgtgtgtgaaatctcaGGCTCGGTTTGGATGCCAAGCTGTACACAATGATGAAACGGTATTTTAGGCATGTactaaggtgtgtgtgtgtgtgtgtgtgtgtgtagtactgcCAGATCTGCCGTAAGGGGGATAATGAGGACTTACTGCTGCTGTGCGATGGCTGTGATAAGGGCTGTCACACCTACTGCCACAAGCCCAAGATCAACGCCATCCCTGAGGGAGACTGGTACTGCCCTGCCTGCATCTCCAAGGTAACCgcctctacctcagacacacacacacacactctctctctctctcttgtggcTCATTCAGGGATGGTCAAGAATTTTTGAAAGCTGATCAGTAACTGGACGTGACCCGAGAAAATTACACACAGTGTCAAAACTCAAAACGTTATTTTGCGTCTTCTCTTCGATACGTGAACAGAAttctgtgatgaagtgatgatgccATGAAGAAGGATTATTCATAGTATCCGAGTTCTAAGCATCTCTCGGTCTCAGATACACACcggtttaaaaatatattaaaagagtgatttttttattttcaataattattgatttttaatgaatttatgatCACGGTTAGGTCGATATGTTTTAATCATGGCTTTTTATATCCGTGTATAGTCGATTCCAAACCTTTATACGACTTGATCGATACACCAGGCTGccgcaaaacaaaacacttgccatgaaatgtgtgtgtgtgtgtgtgttttctttttttttgtactaatGCTACAGTAAGCCTAAACAAAAAAGGGCAAATTCCAAAGTGTTTGAAACAGTTGAACCTCCCGGGGGTTGCAGTCTCTCTCCTGTAACTGCATCTGCTTTCAGATGAATATAACTGCAGTTGCTGAATAATTTATAGCAGCTCCTGAATCATGTGCTTTAACTAAATAATAAGCTGGAACTTTATGAAAGGAAGTGAGGCAGGCCATACTGGACTGGAACGGGGAAGTTAATTTCCTTCACTGTCTGCCTTGCTGAATTTGGTATTGGAAATAATCTGGTGTGTTGCATTtgcatagaaatatatatatatatatatatatatatatatatatatatatatatatatatatatatatatatatatatatgtgtgtgtgtgtgtgtgtgtgtgtgtgagagatacttTGGCATTTGTGAAAGTTTCCAAAACGCACACTAAGCATGTAAGAAATGAAGTGCAGCAATATAAGTGTTGAGTGGACTCGAGTGAGATCACGTGCAGATTGAACGCAATGCGAATTCCTCAGGCCAGCAACCAGTCCCCCAAGAACAAGAAACCTCAGAGTCGCATGCAGTCCGGCGGAGGGGGCAAGAAAGCGGCGGAGACGGCcaagaagaacaagaagcaGCAGGAGGCGTGCGAGGATGAGGAGGCAGGCGGAGGCGGCAGCACCAGCAACAGCAGCCCAAAGAAAATAGCCACGGCGTCCAGCCAAGCGAAAAAGAGCTCGCCCGCTCCTCCAGCCGCCAAACCCGAGAGTCCGGCCTGCGTGAAGCGGGCCAAAACGGCCAGGGACAACAACCGCGACCTGGGCCTCTGCAGGTATCtatgtgaaattatttttatattacgtCAAGTATTCATGCATTGCCTCTGATCTAGTTTCAAGAGAAAATATTTGAGACTAGAAAAAGACTCTGAGATCCAGTTTTTCTGATGCTTTACGAAAAGCTGTAAACTAAAGAACTGAGGGCACAAAGCCTTTatctccacacatacattacagcacagtggaactcttttcttcacatataccagctgaggtcagagcacaagggcagagtggagcttggtggtgctggggcttgaaccctgatcctccgatcagcaacccagagccttaaccacctgaaCCACCACTGACCCCATCTTTTCACATATTCTAGCTTATATGATCAAGcgggggtcagagcgcagggtcaagCCATagtacagcacccctggagcaggtggggttaaggaccttgctcaaggcccCCAATGTTTGATATCTTGGCAGCTTGGAggtttgaaccccaaccttctgatcagtgacccAATACCTTGTCCACTGAGCTGTTGCTTCCCTACAAACGAAATTATGCTTTTAGATAAATGTCTGCTAAAACATGCTGACCAAATATGTGCACTGTACGTCACAGTGACTAAAATCTCGGCCACAAAGAAGTTTTCCTGATATCTGTTCCTCTCCTGTAGGATTCTCTTGGCTGAACTGGAGCGGCATCAGGACGCCTGGCCCTTCCTCACACCAGTCAACCTCAAATCAGTGCCCGGGTAccggaaagtcatcaaaaagcCCATGGACTTCTCCACCATCCGCGAGAAGCTCGTCAGCAGCCAGTGAGTCTCTGTTACATCCTCCACCCTGGTGATGCCGTTCAGTTCTTCTGAAACGAATCAGTCTTTGAGTATATCGATTCATTAGAGTCAGTAGATGGAgcataacaataaaaaacaaaaactccaGTTTGAGGAAAAACACAGAATCTTCATAAATTAATTGACTGAATTACGAATGAATCAATTTGACAGAATTATGAAGTGAATCAATTTGGATGAACAAATCACTAAATGAATCAGTTGACTCCTTGAAATGAATTGTTCACCAAAACAAATCATTTGCACTTGGAAAAGTGTttaaagtggatttttttttttttaggtaccAGAACCTCGAGACGTTCATCATCGACGTCAACTTGGTGTTTGACAACTGCGAGAAGTTCAACGAGGACAACTCGGACATCGGCCGCGCGGGACACAACATGAGGAAGTTCTTTGAGAAGAGGTGGACCGAGCTCCTGAAGCA
This genomic window contains:
- the baz2ba gene encoding bromodomain adjacent to zinc finger domain protein 2B isoform X2, with translation MESGERLASPSSTPVSVHTSSSSSSSSVSPASNAKSSLNHGAAASLAACGPLFGVTGSEQPFSVTSVTSVPSAFPVMAHPAFGLLSPGAARPEFGGLGALGVTAALAAHPQLGAFTEWWRAAEAHGRSPAAFFPPFLGLPPLFAPPLQNHEATPYTSKTLSKSSQGPKGVNGALNGSVVSPSTTKGSASVSSSPALNTSAGKPRARKAPPHSNSTAELQGKPSQKPKEKKPHKKQTEGSGMSDSESGSSLDSDIEGVSSSDLDDLGEEEDDDDDDDDDQSKDSEESDSEKEPQKKKKAKVAASNLRPNKKEHSRAAEAWELREGNGPPESSHQKTSTHRVSKSRDRLAQPTSVIQSTGLAVNAKPLALIGQSQHDTSPQRHGSSSPRPLPIASHQPLPLSLCSSPKPLSVPSPPKPLPLSSSPKPPPLSPSPRAWGSAHKSQDSLSSRKLLESSLSHIADYRLKQSLLAHDQEFPLQLKKQQDLYKTSKSSGVVSSSSSSSSSSSILPSKSTSGRTKPPAAQAVAASPSLMLTQTLLGLGHTNGIIQSSTQDTPLALTTKPRSDLPVNLSTGGRKDMSVPASLPAPLPALVPASALPARPRASRKNKTPRALEASKDVSQKHLVKSLVDLFHHGVGEQETPDKKDSDESGEDDDDDDDDDVDDEEEDEEDEDDSLSESDSNSDSELNGSVRKNRDTTETETDGERTQLKLGKNLPLLAAAAAANYSLPDCSPLNLQVIKPSGVATPSIVTGSGALTYHSSPSSSYSVGTSPGSGKRKRVMNEDDLKTPLEMGWRRETRIKSSGGRLQGDVAYYAPCGKRLRQYPDVVKYLSRYGITDITRDNFSFSAKIRVGDFYEAREGPQGLQWCPLSEDEVIPRIRAMEGRRGRPPNMERQHGAGNSEGSSSRRRKGRPPNVGHTEFPSPSEAKLLRKLEAQEIARQAAQMKLMRKLEKQALARAAKEARKQQAIMAAEERRKQKEQIKILKQQEKIKRIQQIRMEKELRAQQILEAKRKKREEAANAKILEAEKRLKEREMRRQQAVILKHQELERHRLDMERERRRQHVMLMKAVEARKKAEERERLKQEKRDEKRLNKERKLELRRLELEMLREMKKPNEDMCLTDHKPLPEFSRIAGLVLPGQVFSDCLMVVQFLRSFGKVLGLEQSEVPTLGVLQEGLLNLGNSMGQVQDLLVRLLSSAVCDPGLPPGHRAKSILGDHLTNVGLNRDNVSEVLQQYMEAHCGQMDLADVALSLKTKAFQAHTPAQKASVLAFLVNELACSKSVVSEIDKSLDQMNVLRKDECIVEGKLKKLKNIHAKRTGKREAAGGDEPQATGTPSTGHKRKRKAGDSDDDEDEDDDSDEAVDDDDEDDEEEVKKARKVETCDEDEGDQATSVEELEKQIDKISKQQNLIRRKLFESSHALRSMSYGQDRYRRRYWILPQCGGVFIEGVESGEGPEELEKERERLRNFEPVRIKEEPQEEEEEEEEEETQAEEEQQQPEVQTQAQVKQEEEQRAEKEVKQEDEKPCSPPDKLQEKDAQLLDPASCPLKEAPNPPSDLTSLCHTPDSSMASVTTATASASSPTHSTSKPTVLCSTPADSVPLVAQFGAPPPQFGVPLSLQHHQHLLANDQLLRVLTERSGHWFSLLPRSPCDDSSLVQPTTPLRSSAQPNNVQPRSPPAPSCSPHQHLQPPSASSSPLNAAHDGLGNLTVSPLQVKPGGALLPLPMCGWSGGMISPNLPMCSSPMPLCPLTEGSASPLLAPSVSTSKSGSPAPPGDKPPSAPSPAIDLPRNHDQPQPQPIPEDMLMGWWKMMDMEELQALMKTLHSRGIRERALHKQVQKSMELIPQTFNKNKEVAVMEVSELDEGQVSVETLQEWCVEEQAMETDIALLQQVEELERRVTSASLQVKGWMHPEPQSEREDLLYYEHKPLPKACPGAESQEERSSEKGLRRQPSNPLDIAVMRLAELERHIERRYLRSPLGTTIQIRLDNVGTVTVPAPAPSTSAGGEGGEEEIAPGMKVWRKALSEVRNSSQLAMCLQQLQKSIAWERSIMKVYCQICRKGDNEDLLLLCDGCDKGCHTYCHKPKINAIPEGDWYCPACISKASNQSPKNKKPQSRMQSGGGGKKAAETAKKNKKQQEACEDEEAGGGGSTSNSSPKKIATASSQAKKSSPAPPAAKPESPACVKRAKTARDNNRDLGLCRILLAELERHQDAWPFLTPVNLKSVPGYRKVIKKPMDFSTIREKLVSSQYQNLETFIIDVNLVFDNCEKFNEDNSDIGRAGHNMRKFFEKRWTELLKQTN